Proteins encoded together in one Oenanthe melanoleuca isolate GR-GAL-2019-014 chromosome 7, OMel1.0, whole genome shotgun sequence window:
- the FIGN gene encoding fidgetin, which produces MQWTPEHAQWPEQHFDITSTTRSPAHKVEAYRGHLQRTYQYAWANDDISALTASNLLKKYAEKYSGILEGPAERPILSNYSEAPSGLVNGRKNESEPWQPSLNSESVYPMNCVPDVITASKAGVSAALPPADVSASIGSSPGVASNLAEPSYSSSTCGSHTVPSLHSGLPSQEYATGYNGSYLHTSYSGQPAPALPSPHPSPLHSSGLLQPPPPPPPPALVPGYNGTSNLSSYSYPSASYPPQTAVGPGYSPGGAPPPSAYLPSGIPAPTPLPPTTVPSYSYQGHGLAPIAPSALTNSSASSLKRKAFYMAGQGEMDSSYGNYSYGQQRSTQSPMYRMPDNSISNANRGNGFDRSAETSSLAFKPTKQLMSSEQQRKFSSQSSRALTPPSYSTAKNSLGSRSSDSFGKYSSPVMNEHGDEHRQLLPHPMQGPGLRAATSSNHSVDEQLKNTDTHLIDLVTNEIISQGPPVDWSDIAGLDLVKAVIKEEVLWPVLRSDAFNGLTALPRSILLFGPRGTGKTLMGRCIASQLGATFFKITGSGLVTKWLGEGEKIVHASFLVARCRQPSVIFVSDIDMLLSSQVSEEHSPVSRMRTEFLMQLDTVLTSAEDQIVVICATSKPEEIDESLRRYFMKRLLIPLPDSTARHQIIVQLLSQHNYCLNDKEVALLVQRTEGFSGLDVAHLCQEAVVGPLHAMPATDLSAIMPSQLRPVTYQDFENAFCKIQPSISQKELDTYVEWNKMFGCSQ; this is translated from the coding sequence ATGCAGTGGACGCCGGAGCATGCCCAGTGGCCAGAGCAGCACTTCGATATCACTTCGACCACCCGGTCCCCAGCCCACAAGGTGGAAGCCTACCGGGGGCACCTGCAGCGCACGTACCAGTACGCCTGGGCCAATGATGACATCTCAGCTCTGACCGCCTCCAACCTCCTGAAAAAGTATGCAGAAAAGTATTCCGGGATTTTGGAAGGCCCGGCTGAGCGACCCATTCTCAGCAACTACTCTGAAGCTCCCTCGGGGCTGGTGAATGGTCGGAAGAATGAAAGTGAGCCTTGGCAGCCATCCTTGAACTCGGAGAGCGTGTATCCCATGAACTGTGTCCCAGATGTCATCACCGCCAGCAAAGCTGGGGTAAGTGCAGCCCTCCCTCCCGCAGATGTCTCAGCCAGCATCGGGAGCTCTCCTGGGGTGGCCAGTAACCTGGCTGAGCCCAGCTactccagcagcacctgtggAAGTCACACCGTTCCCAGTCTTCATTCAGGGCTCCCATCTCAGGAATATGCCACAGGATACAATGGCTCGTATTTGCATACCAGTTACAGCGGCCAGCCAGCACCTGCACTTCCATCCCCTCATCCATCCCCCCTGCACAGCTCGGGACTTTTACAGCCCCCACCACCGCCACCGCCACCAGCCCTCGTCCCTGGCTACAACGGGACCTCCAATCTCTCCAGTTACAGCTACCCTTCCGCCAGTTATCCTCCTCAAACCGCTGTCGGCCCGGGGTacagccctgggggtgcccCGCCGCCCTCGGCTTACCTGCCTTCAGGAATCCCTGCTCCAACCCCTCTGCCCCccaccactgtccccagctACTCCTACCAGGGCCACGGTCTGGCGCCAATCGCGCCCTCTGCCCTGACAAACAGTTCAGCCAGCTCTCTCAAAAGGAAAGCTTTCTACATGGCAGGGCAAGGAGAAATGGACTCCAGTTATGGAAATTACAGCTACGGCCAACAGAGATCTACACAGAGTCCAATGTATCGAATGCCAGACAACAGCATTTCAAATGCAAACAGAGGGAATGGTTTTGACAGAAGTGCTGAAACATCATCCTTAGCATTTAAGCCAACAAAGCAGCTAATGTCCTCTGAACAGCAAAGGAAATTCAGTAGCCAGTCCAGTAGGGCTTTAACACCCCCATCCTATAGTACTGCTAAAAACTCACTGGGTTCGAGATCGAGTGACTCATTTGGGAAGTATAGCTCCCCAGTAATGAATGAGCATGGTGAcgagcacaggcagctcctccctcaCCCAATGCAAGGCCCGGGACTTCGTGCAGCTACCTCATCCAACCACTCTGTGGACGAGCAACTGAAGAATACTGACACACACCTCATTGACCTTGTTACCAATGAGATTATCAGCCAAGGACCTCCTGTGGACTGGAGCGACATTGCTGGCCTAGATCTAGTAAAGGCCGTCATTAAGGAGGAGGTTTTATGGCCAGTATTGAGGTCAGATGCATTCAATGGACTGACTGCTCTACCTCGGAGCATCCTTTTATTTGGACCTCGGGGAACAGGCAAAACATTAATGGGCAGATGTATAGCTAGTCAGCTGGGGGCCACGTTTTTCAAAATCACTGGCTCTGGCCTTGTCACAAAGTGGTtaggggaaggagaaaaaattgtCCATGCCTCCTTCCTCGTGGCAAGGTGTCGCCAGCCCTCGGTGATTTTTGTTAGTGACATTGACATGCTCCTTTCCTCTCAAGTGAGTGAAGAACATAGTCCAGTAAGTCGGATGAGAACCGAGTTCCTTATGCAGCTGGACACTGTACTGACTTCTGCTGAGGACCAAATAGTAGTAATTTGCGCCACAAGTAAACCAGAAGAAATTGATGAATCTCTTCGAAGGTACTTCATGAAACGACTTTTAATCCCACTTCCTGACAGCACAGCGAGACACCAGATAATAGTACAACTGCTCTCACAGCACAATTACTGTCTCAATGACAAGGAGGTTGCACTGCTTGTCCAGCGCACAGAAGGCTTTTCTGGACTAGATGTGGCTCACTTGTGTCAGGAAGCCGTGGTGGGCCCACTCCATGCCATGCCAGCCACAGACCTTTCAGCCATTATGCCCAGCCAGTTGAGGCCAGTTACATATCAAGACtttgaaaatgctttctgcAAGATACAGCCTAGCATATCTCAAAAAGAGCTTGATACATACGTTGAATGGAACAAAATGTTTGGTTGCAGTCAGTGa